One segment of Streptomyces sp. YIM 121038 DNA contains the following:
- a CDS encoding acyltransferase family protein → MRLPRVPERTRTPDRPTPPQPQVRPAAVAKRDSFFDNAKYLAIVLVAMGHAWEPLRDDSRAAAALYITVYAFHMPAFIVISGYFSRSFDASPGRLRRLVTGIAVPYVLFEAAYTLFKRWADDDPTYPVSLLDPWYLTWFLAALFIWRLTTPVWKIVRWPVPLALAIAVLASASPEIGDDLDLQRVLQFLPFFVLGLCLKPEHFRIVRRREARVLAVPVFAAALLFAYWAAPRMNAAWFYRRDSAQELAAPGWAGGVMTLAMFGCSLLLVACFFAWVPGRRLWCTALGAGTLYGYLLHGFLAKGSRFWDWYEHDWIHRPLGAVAVTLIAATVVTLLCTPPVQRLFRFAMEPKMAWAFKETRRGKGRHAGPARRARQPG, encoded by the coding sequence CTGCGTCTGCCCCGCGTCCCGGAACGCACGCGTACGCCGGACCGCCCCACGCCGCCGCAACCGCAGGTCAGACCGGCGGCCGTCGCCAAGCGGGACTCCTTCTTCGACAACGCCAAGTACCTGGCGATCGTCCTGGTGGCGATGGGCCACGCCTGGGAGCCGCTGCGCGACGACAGCCGTGCCGCGGCGGCGCTCTACATCACCGTCTACGCCTTCCACATGCCCGCGTTCATCGTCATCTCCGGCTACTTCTCGCGGAGCTTCGACGCGAGCCCGGGACGCCTGCGCCGCCTGGTGACGGGCATCGCCGTCCCCTACGTCCTCTTCGAGGCGGCGTACACGCTGTTCAAGCGCTGGGCGGACGACGACCCGACGTACCCCGTCAGCCTCCTCGACCCCTGGTACCTGACGTGGTTCCTGGCCGCCCTGTTCATCTGGCGCCTGACCACGCCGGTGTGGAAGATCGTGCGCTGGCCCGTCCCGCTCGCGCTCGCCATCGCGGTGCTCGCCTCCGCGTCCCCCGAGATCGGCGACGACCTGGACCTCCAACGGGTCCTGCAGTTCCTGCCGTTCTTCGTCCTCGGCCTGTGTCTGAAGCCGGAGCACTTCCGCATCGTGCGCCGCCGCGAGGCCCGCGTCCTGGCCGTCCCCGTCTTCGCCGCGGCCCTGCTGTTCGCCTACTGGGCGGCGCCGCGCATGAACGCGGCCTGGTTCTACCGCCGCGACAGCGCCCAGGAGCTGGCCGCCCCCGGCTGGGCCGGCGGCGTCATGACCCTGGCGATGTTCGGCTGCTCCCTGCTCCTGGTCGCCTGCTTCTTCGCCTGGGTGCCGGGCCGCAGGCTGTGGTGCACCGCGCTCGGCGCGGGCACCCTGTACGGCTACCTCCTGCACGGCTTCCTCGCCAAGGGCTCCCGGTTCTGGGACTGGTACGAGCACGACTGGATCCACCGGCCGCTCGGCGCGGTCGCCGTGACCCTGATCGCCGCCACCGTCGTCACCCTCCTGTGCACCCCGCCCGTGCAGCGCCTGTTCCGCTTCGCGATGGAACCGAAGATGGCGTGGGCCTTCAAGGAGACCCGGCGCGGCAAGGGCCGCCACGCGGGCCCCGCCCGAAGGGCCCGGCAGCCCGGCTGA
- a CDS encoding hemolysin family protein gives MTTVQLLIGALTLLTNAFFVGAEFALISVRRSQIEPRAQEGNRRARVTLWGVEHISAMMATAQLGITVSSLVLGAVAEPAIAHLLEPAFEAARVPGALVHPIAFVIALTVATYLHMLIGEMVPKNIALAAPVPTALLLGPPLVALTRALRPLVFGVNAFANGLLKLARVEPKDEVEAVFTDDQLARMVLDSSQAGLLSAADGERLRDALELGTRPVGEILVPVARMRTVDDTVTPARLQRVAAEAGFSRFPVTGAGGALLGYLHIKDTLGTADRDRPFARGVLHPLTRVSIDTPLDDTLTALRAMDSHLAAVTGDKGTVIGFVTMEDVLSELVGPDPAVPADV, from the coding sequence ATGACCACCGTGCAGCTCCTCATCGGCGCCCTGACCCTGCTGACCAACGCCTTCTTCGTCGGCGCCGAGTTCGCCCTGATCTCCGTGCGCCGCAGCCAGATCGAGCCCCGGGCCCAGGAGGGCAACCGCCGGGCCCGCGTCACGCTGTGGGGCGTCGAGCACATCTCCGCGATGATGGCCACCGCCCAGCTCGGCATCACCGTCTCCTCCCTGGTGCTCGGCGCCGTCGCCGAACCCGCCATCGCCCATCTCCTGGAGCCCGCCTTCGAGGCGGCCCGCGTCCCCGGCGCGCTCGTCCACCCCATCGCCTTCGTCATCGCCCTGACCGTGGCGACGTATCTGCACATGCTGATCGGCGAGATGGTCCCCAAGAACATCGCGCTCGCCGCGCCCGTCCCGACCGCACTGCTCCTCGGCCCGCCCCTGGTCGCGCTCACCCGCGCCCTGCGCCCTCTGGTCTTCGGCGTCAACGCGTTCGCCAACGGCCTGCTGAAACTGGCGCGGGTGGAGCCGAAGGACGAGGTCGAGGCCGTCTTCACCGACGACCAACTCGCCCGCATGGTCCTGGACTCCAGCCAGGCGGGCCTCCTCTCGGCCGCCGACGGCGAACGGCTGCGGGACGCCCTGGAGCTGGGCACGCGCCCGGTCGGCGAGATCCTCGTCCCGGTCGCGCGCATGCGCACCGTCGACGACACCGTCACCCCGGCCCGTCTGCAACGGGTGGCCGCCGAGGCCGGCTTCTCCCGCTTCCCGGTCACCGGCGCGGGCGGCGCCCTGCTCGGCTATCTGCACATCAAGGACACGCTCGGCACCGCCGACCGGGACCGGCCCTTCGCCCGGGGCGTGCTGCATCCGCTGACGCGGGTCAGCATCGACACCCCGCTCGACGACACCCTCACCGCGCTGCGCGCCATGGACAGCCATCTGGCCGCCGTCACCGGCGACAAGGGCACCGTCATCGGTTTCGTCACGATGGAGGACGTCCTGTCCGAACTCGTCGGCCCGGATCCCGCGGTCCCTGCCGACGTGTGA
- a CDS encoding hemolysin family protein, whose product MTEVLLLLLALLLTLACAVFVAAEFSLTTVERGDLEQAAAAGERGARGALKAARSLTFQLSGAQLGITVTSLVIGMLAEPSLAALLRGPLRGAGLGGAAPAVATVLGVVLSTVVLMVIGELVPKNWAISRPLAVAKVVADPQRGFTAAFGPFIRHLNDTANRFVRRVGLEPAEELASARTPDELVALARHSAAEGAIEPDSAELFVRTLHLSELTAENVMTPRVDVRALEVHATAQDAANLTHATGLSRFPVYRDSLDEVVGSVHIRDVLALDPDERRLTPVTDLATEPLLVPDSLPADRLLERLRATRTMAVVIDEYGGTAGVATVEDIVEEVVGEVRDEHDPVEVPDLVPAAPDRDGRAAWEADGGVRIDQLDAIGLPAPDGPYETLAGLIATRLARIPAQEDGVDVDGWRLTVLAVDHHRADRVRILAPAARKVMEDAR is encoded by the coding sequence GTGACCGAGGTCCTGCTGCTGCTCCTGGCCCTGCTCCTCACGCTCGCCTGCGCCGTGTTCGTGGCCGCCGAGTTCTCGCTGACCACCGTCGAGCGCGGTGACCTGGAGCAGGCCGCCGCGGCCGGGGAGCGGGGCGCGCGGGGCGCCCTGAAGGCGGCACGGAGCCTGACCTTCCAGCTCTCCGGCGCCCAGCTCGGCATCACCGTCACCTCCCTGGTGATCGGCATGCTCGCCGAGCCGTCCCTCGCCGCGCTGCTGCGCGGACCGCTGCGGGGCGCGGGCCTCGGCGGGGCCGCCCCGGCCGTGGCCACCGTCCTCGGGGTCGTGCTGTCCACCGTGGTCCTGATGGTCATCGGTGAGCTGGTGCCGAAGAACTGGGCGATCTCGCGCCCGCTGGCCGTCGCCAAGGTGGTGGCCGATCCGCAGCGCGGCTTCACCGCGGCGTTCGGGCCCTTCATCCGGCATCTGAACGACACCGCGAACCGGTTCGTCCGCCGCGTCGGACTGGAGCCCGCCGAGGAGCTGGCCTCCGCCCGCACCCCGGACGAACTCGTCGCCCTGGCCCGGCACTCGGCCGCCGAGGGCGCCATCGAGCCCGACTCCGCCGAACTCTTCGTCCGCACCCTGCACCTGAGCGAGCTGACCGCCGAGAACGTGATGACCCCGCGCGTGGACGTCCGCGCCCTGGAGGTCCACGCCACCGCGCAGGACGCGGCGAACCTCACCCACGCCACCGGCCTGTCCCGCTTCCCCGTCTACCGCGACAGCCTCGACGAGGTCGTCGGCAGCGTCCACATCCGCGACGTCCTCGCCCTCGACCCGGACGAGCGGCGGCTCACCCCGGTCACCGACCTGGCGACCGAGCCGCTCCTGGTGCCCGACAGCCTGCCCGCCGACCGGCTCCTGGAGCGCCTGCGGGCGACCCGGACCATGGCCGTCGTCATCGATGAGTACGGCGGCACCGCCGGGGTCGCCACCGTCGAGGACATCGTCGAGGAGGTCGTGGGCGAGGTCCGCGACGAGCACGACCCCGTGGAGGTCCCCGACCTGGTGCCCGCGGCGCCCGACCGGGACGGCCGGGCCGCGTGGGAGGCCGACGGCGGCGTCCGCATCGACCAGCTCGACGCCATCGGCCTGCCCGCGCCCGACGGCCCGTACGAGACCCTGGCGGGGCTGATCGCCACCCGCCTCGCCCGCATCCCCGCCCAGGAGGACGGCGTCGACGTCGACGGGTGGCGGCTCACCGTCCTCGCGGTCGACCACCACCGCGCCGACCGCGTCCGCATCCTCGCGCCCGCCGCGCGCAAGGTCATGGAGGACGCCCGATGA
- a CDS encoding flavodoxin family protein → MIVCVSVSHGNTKKVADVMGRALDALVVAPEEVDAAELATCDLVGFGSGVYSMALHPRLRELAASLPPGERRSAFVFATSGLPEAPFRPFTRPLVRLLERRDFDVVDTFSCRAWDTWGLFKPVGGIRKGRPDAADLEAARAFAAGLPARIGETAARGPRKA, encoded by the coding sequence ATGATCGTGTGCGTTTCCGTGTCGCACGGCAACACGAAGAAGGTCGCCGACGTCATGGGGCGCGCCCTGGACGCCCTTGTCGTCGCCCCCGAAGAGGTCGACGCCGCGGAACTGGCCACGTGCGACCTCGTGGGCTTCGGCTCGGGGGTCTACTCGATGGCCCTCCATCCGCGGCTGCGCGAGCTGGCCGCGTCCCTCCCGCCGGGGGAGCGCCGCAGCGCGTTCGTGTTCGCCACCAGCGGGCTTCCCGAAGCGCCGTTCCGGCCCTTCACCCGGCCCCTCGTGCGGCTCCTGGAGCGGCGGGACTTCGACGTGGTCGACACCTTCTCCTGCCGGGCCTGGGACACCTGGGGCCTCTTCAAGCCCGTCGGCGGCATCCGCAAGGGGCGGCCCGACGCGGCCGATCTGGAAGCGGCGCGCGCGTTCGCCGCGGGCCTGCCGGCGCGAATCGGCGAGACGGCTGCGCGGGGCCCGCGGAAGGCCTGA
- a CDS encoding DUF3105 domain-containing protein — MGSAGAKQKRADRRAKIEELRRAEEARRRRNRIATWACSGVVIIGVTAGSWYLVDRSATRDEQRDRAAAAPIKGERSFKDLGRNHVTTPVAYKSSPAAGGDHNPVWMNCDGDLYDKEIDETNAVHSLEHGAVWVTYSEKAAASDVRALKARVEKTPYSLMSPYADQSAPLTLSAWGKQLSVTSASDPRVSAFFDTYVQGAQTPEPGAACTGGKAA; from the coding sequence ATGGGTTCCGCAGGAGCCAAGCAGAAGCGCGCCGACCGCCGCGCGAAGATCGAGGAGCTGCGCCGCGCCGAGGAGGCGCGGCGGCGCCGCAACCGCATCGCCACCTGGGCGTGCAGCGGCGTCGTCATCATCGGTGTGACAGCGGGCAGCTGGTACCTCGTGGACCGCTCCGCGACGCGGGACGAGCAGCGCGATCGCGCGGCGGCCGCCCCGATCAAGGGGGAGAGGTCCTTCAAGGACCTGGGCCGCAACCACGTCACCACGCCCGTCGCCTACAAGTCGTCCCCGGCGGCGGGCGGCGACCACAACCCCGTCTGGATGAACTGCGACGGCGACCTGTACGACAAGGAGATCGACGAGACCAACGCGGTGCACTCCCTGGAGCACGGCGCGGTCTGGGTCACCTACAGCGAGAAGGCCGCCGCCTCCGACGTGCGCGCCCTCAAGGCGAGGGTGGAGAAGACCCCGTACTCGCTGATGAGTCCGTACGCCGACCAGTCCGCGCCCCTGACCCTGTCCGCCTGGGGCAAGCAGCTGAGCGTGACCTCCGCCTCCGATCCACGGGTGAGCGCGTTCTTCGACACGTACGTGCAGGGCGCGCAGACCCCGGAGCCGGGTGCCGCCTGCACCGGCGGCAAGGCGGCGTGA